In Actinomycetota bacterium, a single genomic region encodes these proteins:
- a CDS encoding DUF305 domain-containing protein, protein MSARRPLALAATGLALALTLAACGTGDHSTAPTNAVSAIASLDGRDADVAFAQLMIPHHEQAVEMADIALAKPTGDEVRALAEQIKTAQDPEIAQMTDWLGRWGAPTQMAGMASDGSMDHGSSDMGGMSMAGMMSEQDMANLTDATGEDFDRMWLGMMIAHHQGALAMANQVLTTTADADVKALAEAVVAGQAAEITTMRALLTG, encoded by the coding sequence ATGAGCGCCCGACGCCCCCTCGCCCTGGCCGCCACCGGCCTGGCCCTTGCCCTGACCCTCGCCGCCTGCGGCACAGGCGACCACAGCACCGCCCCGACGAACGCGGTATCCGCGATCGCCAGCCTCGACGGTCGCGACGCCGACGTAGCGTTCGCCCAGTTGATGATCCCCCACCATGAGCAGGCCGTGGAGATGGCCGACATCGCCCTGGCCAAGCCCACCGGCGACGAGGTCCGGGCCCTGGCCGAGCAGATCAAGACCGCGCAGGACCCCGAGATCGCGCAGATGACCGACTGGCTGGGTCGCTGGGGAGCACCGACCCAGATGGCCGGCATGGCCTCGGACGGCTCGATGGACCACGGCTCGTCCGACATGGGCGGGATGAGCATGGCCGGGATGATGAGCGAGCAGGACATGGCGAACCTGACCGACGCCACTGGCGAGGACTTCGACCGGATGTGGCTGGGCATGATGATCGCCCACCACCAGGGCGCCCTCGCCATGGCCAACCAGGTCCTGACCACGACCGCCGACGCCGACGTGAAGGCGCTCGCCGAAGCCGTCGTCGCCGGGCAGGCCGCCGAGATCACCACCATGCGGGCCTTGCTCACCGGATGA